The Persephonella hydrogeniphila region GCTTATAAGAAAAGGAGAGATAGATATCTCCTATTCTATACCGGGGGTCAGCAGATTCAGGGTAAATGTTTATAGACAGAGGGGAACTTACGCATTTGCATTCAGAATACTCAAAACGAAAATCCCTTCCTTTGAGCAGTTGAATCTTCCAATAAAGTTAGCTGATATTGCCCTTGAGAAAAGAGGTCTTGTACTTGTTACAGGACCAACAGGTTCAGGTAAATCTACAACACTTGCTGCTATGATTGATCACAGAAATCAAAAAATGGAAGATGTGATAATAACAATTGAAGACCCTATAGAATACCTTTTCCACGACAAAAAATGCTATATAGCCCAGAGGGAGATCGGTCTCGACTCAACAACTTTTGCAACCGCTTTAAGGGCAGCATTGAGGGAAGACCCTGATGTAATCATGGTTGGTGAGATGAGGGATATTGAAACTGTAGAAACAGCCCTGAGAGCTGCAGAAACAGGACATCTTGTTTTCTCTACACTTCATACACAGGATGCAAAAGATACCTTAAACAGGATTATAGATATGTTTCCCCTTGAAGCACAGAACCATATCAGAATAATGCTTGCATCCACATTAAGAGCAGTTATTTCCCAGAGGCTTATCCCAAGAAAAGATCAGGAAGGAATTGTTCCTGCAGTGGAAATTCTGATAAATACAGGAGCTGTTTTTGATGCTATAATTGACCCTGAGAAGTTTGAAACAATCACGGATCTTATGGAAAAAGGAAAGTCCGAATATGGTATGCAAACATTCGATATGGCAATCTTGGAACTGTACAACAAAGGAATGATATCTTACGAAGATGCCCTTGCCTATGCAACAAATCCTGCAGACTTAGATCTGAAAATCAAAGGAGTTTCTTCTGGAGAATACGACGCAGGCATGTACGGACTTGATAATCCCCAGTACTGATGGAAAAAGCAAAATCATACGCATTAAGACTTCTTTCAAAAAGGGATTATTTTGAAGAAGAGCTGAGGAGAAAGCTCCTTCAAAAAGGTTTTCAGGAAGAAGATATACATCAGGTCATCGAATATCTGAAAAAAGAAAACCTGATAAACGATGACAAACTCCTTGAAAGATACAAGGAAATAAATCTCCAGAAAGGAAAAAGCCCCCTGTACATAAAAAACAAACTGTACAGAAAAGGTGTAAAAAATATAGATTTTTCTTACGAAGAAGAGTTAGACGCAGCCCTTTATCTACTAAAATTTAAATTCAGGAGAGAAAAAAATTACACTGATATAGTAAAATTTTTAAGGAATAGGGGCTTTTCCTACACAGTTATACAGGAGGCTGCGAATAAATTCTTAAATGGAGAAGAATGAAAGTTCTCAAAAAAGAAGATCTTCCTTTAAATGAAGAGACTGTATGTACAATAGGGAATTTTGACGGTTTCCATAAAGGACACGCCTATATTCTTCACAGAGTAAAAGAGACAGCAGAACAAGAGAGAAAAAAATCTGTTGTTATCACATTTGAACCACATCCTAAAAAAATACTTTTTCCAGAAAAAGCACCCTGCAGGATCACAGGATTGGAAACGAAGATTGATCTTCTTGGAACAAAAGGTATAGATTACCTGTACATCGTCCACTTTGATAAAAAATTTGCAGAGAAATCCCCTGAAGAGTTTATCAAATTTCTCTCTAATCAACTGAAATGCAAAAAACTTATAGTAGGCCATGACTGGAAGTTTGGATACAGGGGAGAAGGAGATATACAAAAAGCCAGAGAACTTGGAGAAAAATACAACCTGCTCGTAGAAGTTATACCTCCTATTAAATCAAATAATGAGAGAATAAGTAGCACAAAAATAAGGAAGCTACTAAAAGAAGGAAAAGTTGAAGAAGTTGCAAATCTATTAGGTAGAATGTACTGTATAAAAGGAAAAATAGAAAAAGGACACCAGCTTGGCAAAAAAATCGGTTTCCCCACGATAAATATAAAACCTCCAGAAGACCTATGCTTGAAAAAAGGCGTTTATTCAGGCTATGTTTCTTTCAATGGAAAGATGTATCCTGCTGTTATAAACTACGGTAATAGACCTACAGTAGATGGAAAAGAACTGTTTATTGAAGCCCATATTATCGACAGGAAGATAGACATCTCAGAGAAAGAAGAAGTAAAAATATTTTTTAAAAGATTTATAAGAGATGAGAAAAAATTTGACAGTATAGAACAGTTAAAAAAGCAGATACAGTCTGATATAAAAAACGCAAGGAAGGCTTTAGAGGTCAGATAATGAGAAGATTTTTTGTTTTAATTTTTATGCTTATTTTTACCGGAGCATACACTCAGGAAATAAAAGTTCCTGAAGTGACATTTCCTATAGAAATAATAGCAATAAAACAGGAAAAAAAACCATTTTTATCCCCACCTGACAGGATAGAGCTAAAGGAAAAAGTAAAGATAAAGCTATTTGTAGAAGAGGTAAAGCCTATTCCCCCTTATGATGTAAAACCTCCGGTAATCCATTTTGAAAAACCATCTTCATTTTTGGGAATTCCTGAAGAAAATGCTCTTATGTCTGGAGCTATAGACGATTTTCTAAACAAAAGATACCTGTATGCCAAAGAAAAGCTGGAAAAACTTATAAGAAAGTATCCAAATGTATCTTTTATAGCTGACGCTTACTATCTTTTAGGTCTTGTGTACAGTTCCCTTGGAGAAAGCAAAAAGGCAGTAGACACTTTCACAAAAGGATGTAACCTTCCTGTTACAGGACAATCAAAAGATTACTCATGTATATCGGCAGCAGTAATAAACCTCAAATTCCAGAATATAGATAAAGCAGAAGAGACATTAAAAAAAGCTGAAAACACCGATGAAAACTACCTGTTCTGGCATGGCGTTATATTTGCTCACCTTCTAAAACCTCAACAGGCTTATGAACTTATCAAAGATATAAAATGTGAAAATTTAGATATTAACTTTATCAACTACTGTAAATATATGAAAGGATATATACTTTTTGCAAAAAGTGAGTTTGAAAAAGCCCTTCCTGTTCTGAACAGTATAGACACCCCTGCCTACTACAAACATACTCTCCTTTTAAAAGGTTTTTCCTACCTAAATACAGGCAGATACCCTGAAGCAAAAGCTTATTTTCAAAAATTTTTAGAAGGGTATAGCTCTGTAGAAAAAATATCAGACTACGCAATCTACGGTCTTGGAATAATAGATATCCACTATGATCGGATTAAAGACGCTTTAGAAAAAGCAGGGATATTAGAATCGAGAAACAAAGAGCTTGCCCAGAATCTGTACATAAAAATAGCAGAAAACCTTACAGATAAAGGAGATTTTAAAACAGCATTTGTGATACTACAGAGATCAGCAAAAACAGGAAATAAATACATAGATTACCTCCGCAAAAAGATAGCTGTTACTGCATACAATACAGGAAACTACAGATACGCTTTTCTTATGTTTAAAGATATTGATACTCCCCTTTTTAATCTTTACGCCGGTTATGCCCTCCTAAAAATGAAAAAAACTGTTGAGGCAAAAGACTATTTCGAAAAAGCATTAAAGCTTGCAGAAACAGAAAGTATAAAAGAACAGGCATTAAAATATCTATCTGATATATATTTCCAGCTTAGAGATTTTAAAGATTATCTACAAACAGTTAAAAAGCTGAAAATTTACGACCCTGATTATGCTGCAGATCTGCTTGGGTGGTACTTTTTCTACAAAAAAGAGTATAAAAAAGCATTTATGGCCTTCAAAGACCCTTATATGAAAGCAGTTTCTGCATTTAATGGTGATACGCTAACAGAAGCTTACAGTATAGTAAAAGACAGAAAAGATAGAAAAAGTAGATTTTTGCTTGCATATATATATCTGAAAAAGGGAGATTTAGATAAAGCCAGAAAAGTTCTGAAAGAGCTTGCTCTGACTGATGATAAGATCGGTAAAGAAGCGGGTTATCTTTATGCCTACTCGTACTTCTCAGAAGGTAACTACAGGAAAGCTGCACAGGAGTTCTGGAAATACGCCAAAAAATACAGGGAAACACCCCTTGGAAGAAAAGCTATTTTAAGGATGGCAGACAGTTATTACAATCTGGGAGATATAGAAAGAGCCAGACAGATTTATAAAGCATTTATACAGAAATACGCGAACTCACCTGAGGCTATAGATGCAGCCTACCAGCTAACGATACTTGAGATGAAAGGATCTGAAGGAAATGTAGCCCAGCAGATAGAAAGTTTTATTAAAAAATACCCTAACTATCCTTTTGTAAACCTGCTGAAAGTCCAGCTGGGAGATTATTATCTTGAGCACAAAGAGTTTGATAAGGCAGAAAAGATATACACAGAGATTGTACAGAGCGACGTAAAAGAGTCAGATTACGCATTTTACAAATTAGGATACCTGTACTATGAAAAAGGACAGTTGGAAAAAGCTGTTCAGATCCTTGAGAAATACACAGAAAATTTCCCTAAAGGAGAATTTCTTGTACCAGTAAAAACGCTACTTGTAAAGATATATCAAGAAACAGGAGATCTTGATAAGGCGATATCTGTTTTAAAAACCTTGCCTGATACAGATGAAAACAGATACAAATTAGCAGTTCTTTATTACAAAAAAGGAGATCTCGTTCAGGCAAAAAATTATTTTGAAGATATATATACAAGATTTCCAAAATACAGAAATGATATAGCGTACTACTTAGGAAAGATACAGTTAGAACAGGGATACACAGATATGGCTCTAAAATATTTTGAGGAAGCTATCGGTGGTTCTGATTACTACCATGTAGCCGAAAGCTATTTCTTAATGGGAGTCATCTACCAGAAAAATGGAGAAACTGAAAATGCCCTGAATAACTTTATAAATGTTATATACCTTTATCCGGAAGCAAAAGAATTTGTTATAAAGGCAAGGCTCAAGGCAGCCGAAATAATGAAAGAAAGCGGGCAGAAGAAAGAAGCATCATGTATGCTTAAACCTCTTTTAAAGGAAGAGCTTGAAAAAAATCTCAAAGAAAAGCTTCAGGAGCTCATAAAAGGGCTTCCTGAATGTAGATAAGGAGGATATAGATGGAATATATAATACAGATCTTCCAAAAAGGCGGACCTTTAATGTATCCTCTGCTCTTTTTAGGGGTTCTTGCTATCGCCTTTATCATAGAAAGACTGTACTCCCTATCTTTTAGAAAGACATTCCCTGTAAAAAAAATTGAGGAGGTATCATTTTTTATACAGGAGAATAGGATAGCAGAAGCTATAACAATTGCACGAAATACAAACTCTGTTGCCACAAATCTCATAGCTGGTGTACTGGAAGCTTATATGAAAGGCAGAAAATCTAAAGAAGAACTGAAAACAGCTGCAGAAGAGATAGCAAGAGCAGAGATACCGAAACTTGAAGGTTACGTAAACGCACTTGGGGCAATAGCTGCCATTGCCCCACTTCTTGGTTTTCTCGGTACAGTAACAGGTATGATACAGGTGTTTGAAGCTCTTTCTGTAGAGGGTCTGGGGCATCCAGAGGTCTTGTCTGCAGGTATATCACAGGCTCTAATAACAACAGCATTTGGTCTTTCTATAGCTATACCAACTCTTGCCGCTTACTGGTACTTCAGGTCAAAACTTTCCTTTATAGTTTCACAGCTTGAAAATCTTGCGATAGAGCTTGTTTACCAGTTAACAGAAACAAAAGAAGAAGGAAAGTAAGATGAACTTCAGGAAGTATCTGAAAACAGAAGATAGAGGGTTTGTCGTTGATATGACAGCCCTTGTAGATATAGCTTTTATTATAATACTATTTCTTGGAATAGTAAGTACCCTTGCTCCTATATCCTCAATAAATGTAGAACTTCCTAAAGCTACAGCTGAAAAAACGACTGTAGAACCTGTAAAAATATTTGTTGATAAGGACGGAAATTACTATGTAGGAAGGAAAAAAGCTACCGATGAAGATATCCTCCAGTATATAAAAAGCAAAAATGCAAAAGCTGTTGTTGTTGTTGCAGATAGAAGAGTGGAATACGGAAAAGTTGTTCATGTAATGGATGTAGCTAAAAAAGCAGGTGTAGAAGAGATAAATATAGCTACAAGAAGAGGAGAGTAGTGATGACCGTAAAAGAAGAGATGGTCATCGCAGGAAAGATACACGGGACTCATGGGGTAAGAGGAGATCTGAAAATAGAGGTTTTTCCTCCAAATTTTAAACTCCCGAATATTTTATACATAAAAGATAAAGAAGGAAATTTTATACCTCTTGAAGTTGAAGCCTACTCAAAGAAAAAAGGTCTCATAAAGTTTAAAGGATACGATGATCTGGAAAAGGCAAAAAAGCTGAAACACAGATACTTTTATGTAGAGGCATCTAAACTCCCGAAATTAGGAAAAGACACATTTTACGAATACCAGATTATAGATTCAGATGTTATTTACAACGATAAAGTTGTAGGAAAAGTAGTAAAAATAGATGACAGACTATCTACAGCTTATCTGATTATTAAATGTACAGATGACAAAATAAGGCATCTACCTTTTATAAAAGAGTTTGTAAAAAATATAGATGTAGAAAACAAAAAGGTTTACATACATCCTCCAGAAGGATGGTTTTCTCTGTAGTTGAAAATTTTTAAAATTGAATAAATTATCACCGTAAATAAAAAGAAAAAGGAGGAGAGAAAGATTTTAAAATTAGAAATTCAGATACCACAGGAAGCTTTCTGGAGTATAGTAGGAAGCAAAGATGAAAATATAAGATACTTTGAAGATATATTTGGGATAGATATATTTGCCAGAGGAACAAATCTGATAGCAGAAGGTTCAGAGGAGTCTTTAGATAGATTTGAGGATTTTATGCAAAAAGTAGCCTCTTATTTTGAAGGGGGACACCATCTCTCGCCTAAAGATGTAAGAGACCTTGCCGTAGGGTACAAAAACGAAACACCACAGGAAAAAGTTGTTGGAAACTACGAGGCTATCCTCTTTACCCACAGAAAAAAACCGATTATGGCGAAGACCCCTTCACAGAAAATATACATAGATACAATCAAAAAAAATGATATTACCTTTGGAGTAGGCCCTGCAGGAACAGGTAAAACTTATCTTGCGATGGCAATGGCAGTCTCTTAC contains the following coding sequences:
- a CDS encoding type IV pilus twitching motility protein PilT, with protein sequence MELNEILTDAVNMNATDIHLKIGRHPVFRINRKLTDIEKYGKIKEHDIVNFINAVIKSENKKAELIRKGEIDISYSIPGVSRFRVNVYRQRGTYAFAFRILKTKIPSFEQLNLPIKLADIALEKRGLVLVTGPTGSGKSTTLAAMIDHRNQKMEDVIITIEDPIEYLFHDKKCYIAQREIGLDSTTFATALRAALREDPDVIMVGEMRDIETVETALRAAETGHLVFSTLHTQDAKDTLNRIIDMFPLEAQNHIRIMLASTLRAVISQRLIPRKDQEGIVPAVEILINTGAVFDAIIDPEKFETITDLMEKGKSEYGMQTFDMAILELYNKGMISYEDALAYATNPADLDLKIKGVSSGEYDAGMYGLDNPQY
- a CDS encoding regulatory protein RecX; translated protein: MEKAKSYALRLLSKRDYFEEELRRKLLQKGFQEEDIHQVIEYLKKENLINDDKLLERYKEINLQKGKSPLYIKNKLYRKGVKNIDFSYEEELDAALYLLKFKFRREKNYTDIVKFLRNRGFSYTVIQEAANKFLNGEE
- a CDS encoding bifunctional riboflavin kinase/FAD synthetase is translated as MKVLKKEDLPLNEETVCTIGNFDGFHKGHAYILHRVKETAEQERKKSVVITFEPHPKKILFPEKAPCRITGLETKIDLLGTKGIDYLYIVHFDKKFAEKSPEEFIKFLSNQLKCKKLIVGHDWKFGYRGEGDIQKARELGEKYNLLVEVIPPIKSNNERISSTKIRKLLKEGKVEEVANLLGRMYCIKGKIEKGHQLGKKIGFPTINIKPPEDLCLKKGVYSGYVSFNGKMYPAVINYGNRPTVDGKELFIEAHIIDRKIDISEKEEVKIFFKRFIRDEKKFDSIEQLKKQIQSDIKNARKALEVR
- a CDS encoding tetratricopeptide repeat protein, producing MRRFFVLIFMLIFTGAYTQEIKVPEVTFPIEIIAIKQEKKPFLSPPDRIELKEKVKIKLFVEEVKPIPPYDVKPPVIHFEKPSSFLGIPEENALMSGAIDDFLNKRYLYAKEKLEKLIRKYPNVSFIADAYYLLGLVYSSLGESKKAVDTFTKGCNLPVTGQSKDYSCISAAVINLKFQNIDKAEETLKKAENTDENYLFWHGVIFAHLLKPQQAYELIKDIKCENLDINFINYCKYMKGYILFAKSEFEKALPVLNSIDTPAYYKHTLLLKGFSYLNTGRYPEAKAYFQKFLEGYSSVEKISDYAIYGLGIIDIHYDRIKDALEKAGILESRNKELAQNLYIKIAENLTDKGDFKTAFVILQRSAKTGNKYIDYLRKKIAVTAYNTGNYRYAFLMFKDIDTPLFNLYAGYALLKMKKTVEAKDYFEKALKLAETESIKEQALKYLSDIYFQLRDFKDYLQTVKKLKIYDPDYAADLLGWYFFYKKEYKKAFMAFKDPYMKAVSAFNGDTLTEAYSIVKDRKDRKSRFLLAYIYLKKGDLDKARKVLKELALTDDKIGKEAGYLYAYSYFSEGNYRKAAQEFWKYAKKYRETPLGRKAILRMADSYYNLGDIERARQIYKAFIQKYANSPEAIDAAYQLTILEMKGSEGNVAQQIESFIKKYPNYPFVNLLKVQLGDYYLEHKEFDKAEKIYTEIVQSDVKESDYAFYKLGYLYYEKGQLEKAVQILEKYTENFPKGEFLVPVKTLLVKIYQETGDLDKAISVLKTLPDTDENRYKLAVLYYKKGDLVQAKNYFEDIYTRFPKYRNDIAYYLGKIQLEQGYTDMALKYFEEAIGGSDYYHVAESYFLMGVIYQKNGETENALNNFINVIYLYPEAKEFVIKARLKAAEIMKESGQKKEASCMLKPLLKEELEKNLKEKLQELIKGLPECR
- a CDS encoding MotA/TolQ/ExbB proton channel family protein; this encodes MEYIIQIFQKGGPLMYPLLFLGVLAIAFIIERLYSLSFRKTFPVKKIEEVSFFIQENRIAEAITIARNTNSVATNLIAGVLEAYMKGRKSKEELKTAAEEIARAEIPKLEGYVNALGAIAAIAPLLGFLGTVTGMIQVFEALSVEGLGHPEVLSAGISQALITTAFGLSIAIPTLAAYWYFRSKLSFIVSQLENLAIELVYQLTETKEEGK
- a CDS encoding ExbD/TolR family protein, which encodes MNFRKYLKTEDRGFVVDMTALVDIAFIIILFLGIVSTLAPISSINVELPKATAEKTTVEPVKIFVDKDGNYYVGRKKATDEDILQYIKSKNAKAVVVVADRRVEYGKVVHVMDVAKKAGVEEINIATRRGE
- the rimM gene encoding ribosome maturation factor RimM (Essential for efficient processing of 16S rRNA) — its product is MTVKEEMVIAGKIHGTHGVRGDLKIEVFPPNFKLPNILYIKDKEGNFIPLEVEAYSKKKGLIKFKGYDDLEKAKKLKHRYFYVEASKLPKLGKDTFYEYQIIDSDVIYNDKVVGKVVKIDDRLSTAYLIIKCTDDKIRHLPFIKEFVKNIDVENKKVYIHPPEGWFSL